AGGCGATCTACCAGGCTCGCTTCATGAAGTACCTGGAACACCGCGGTTTCATCCAGCCGGGCAAACAGAAAGTCTGGTGCTTCCTGGGCGACGGCGAGTGCGACGAGCCGGAATCCCTGGGCGCAATCTCCCTGGCCGGCCGCGAGAAGCTGGACAACCTGATCTTCGTCATCAACTGCAACCTGCAGCGCCTCGACGGCCCGGTTCGCGGCAACGGCAAGATCATCCAGGAACTCGAAGGCGTGTTCCGCGGTGCTCAGTGGAACGTGACCAAAGTCATCTGGGGCCGTTTCTGGGACCCACTGCTGGCCAAGGACGTCGACGGCATCCTGCAACGCCGCATGGACGAAGTCATCGACGGCGAGTACCAGAACTACAAAGCCAAAGACGGCGCGTTCGTGCGTGAACACTTCTTCAACACGCCTGAACTCAAGGCGATGGTTGCAGACCTGTCCGACGACGAGATCTGGAAACTCAACCGTGGCGGCCACGACCCGTACAAGGTCTACGCGGCGTACCACGAAGCGGTCAACCACAAAGAACAACCGACCGTCATCCTGGCCAAGACCATCAAGGGTTACGGCACCGGTGCGGGCGAAGCGAAGAACACCGCGCACAACACCAAGAAGGTCGACGTCGACAGCCTGAAGCTGTTCCGCGACCGCTTCGACATCCCGGTGAAAGACGAAGAGCTGGAAAACCTGCCGTTCTTCAAGCCGGAGCCAAACAGCGCCGAAGCCCGTTACCTGGCAGAGCGTCGCACTGCACTGGGCGGTTTCGTCCCTCAGCGTCGTGCACAGAGCTTCAGCGTACCGACTCCGGATCTGGATACCCTCAAGGCGATCCTCGACGGTTCCGGCGACCGTGAAATTTCCACCACCATGGCGTTCGTGCGGATCCTCGCGCAACTGGTCAAGGACAAGGAAATCGGCCCGCGCATCGTTCCGATCATCCCGGACGAAGCCCGTACCTTCGGTATGGAAGGCATGTTCCGTCAGCTGGGCATCTACTCGTCCGTCGGCCAGCTCTACGAGCCAGTCGATAAAGACCAGGTGATGTTCTACAAGGAAGACCAGAAAGGTCAGATCCTTGAAGAAGGCATCAACGAAGCGGGCGCCATGAGCTCCTTCATCGCGGCCGGTACTTCGTACTCCAGCCACAACCAGCCAATGCTGCCGTTCTACATCTTCTACTCGATGTTCGGCTTCCAGCGTATCGGCGATCTGGCCTGGGCTGCCGGCGACAGCCGCACCCGTGGCTTCCTGATCGGCGGCACCGCCGGCCGTACCACCCTGAACGGTGAAGGCCTGCAGCACGAAGACGGTCACAGCCACCTGCTGGCTGCCACCATCCCGAACTGCCGCACCTATGATCCGACCTACGGCTACGAGCTGGCGGTGATCATTCAGGACGGCATGAAGAAGATGACCGAAGAGCAACAGGACATCTTCTACTACATCACCGTAATGAACGAGTCCTACCAGCAGCCAGCCATGCCGGCCGGTGCCGAAGAAGGCATCAAGAAAGGCATGTACCTGCTGGAAGAAGACACCCGCGATGCGGCGCACCACGTACAGCTGATGGGCTCCGGCACCATCCTGCGTGAAGTCCGTGAAGCGGCGAAGATCCTGCGTGAAGAGTTCAACATCGGTGCCGACGTGTGGAGCGTCACCAGCTTCAACGAACTGCGTCGCGACGGCCTGGCCGTAGAGCGCAGCAACCGTCTGAAACCTGGCCAGAAGCCTAAGCAGAGCTACGTTGAAGAGTGCCTGAGCGGCCGTAAAGGTCCGGTCATCGCCTCTACCGACTACATGAAACTGTTCGCCGAGCAGATCCGTCAGTGGG
The sequence above is a segment of the Pseudomonas sp. HS6 genome. Coding sequences within it:
- the aceE gene encoding pyruvate dehydrogenase (acetyl-transferring), homodimeric type, which codes for MQDLDPVETQEWLDALESVLDKEGEDRAHYLMTRMGELATRSGSQLPYAITTPYRNTIPVTHEARMPGDLFMERRIRSLVRWNAMAMVMRTNLKDSDLGGHISSFASSATLYDIGFNYFFQAPTDEHGGDLIYFQGHTSPGVYARAFMEGRITEDQMNNFRQEVDGQGLSSYPHPWLMPDFWQFPTVSMGLGPIQAIYQARFMKYLEHRGFIQPGKQKVWCFLGDGECDEPESLGAISLAGREKLDNLIFVINCNLQRLDGPVRGNGKIIQELEGVFRGAQWNVTKVIWGRFWDPLLAKDVDGILQRRMDEVIDGEYQNYKAKDGAFVREHFFNTPELKAMVADLSDDEIWKLNRGGHDPYKVYAAYHEAVNHKEQPTVILAKTIKGYGTGAGEAKNTAHNTKKVDVDSLKLFRDRFDIPVKDEELENLPFFKPEPNSAEARYLAERRTALGGFVPQRRAQSFSVPTPDLDTLKAILDGSGDREISTTMAFVRILAQLVKDKEIGPRIVPIIPDEARTFGMEGMFRQLGIYSSVGQLYEPVDKDQVMFYKEDQKGQILEEGINEAGAMSSFIAAGTSYSSHNQPMLPFYIFYSMFGFQRIGDLAWAAGDSRTRGFLIGGTAGRTTLNGEGLQHEDGHSHLLAATIPNCRTYDPTYGYELAVIIQDGMKKMTEEQQDIFYYITVMNESYQQPAMPAGAEEGIKKGMYLLEEDTRDAAHHVQLMGSGTILREVREAAKILREEFNIGADVWSVTSFNELRRDGLAVERSNRLKPGQKPKQSYVEECLSGRKGPVIASTDYMKLFAEQIRQWVPSKEFKVLGTDGFGRSDSRKKLRHFFEVDRHFVVLAALEALADRGDIEPKVVAEAITKFGIDPEKRNPLDC